ATCAAGGATTATGAGGCAAGAATTGCAAATCTCTGAGTAAAGGTGGATTAAGTAATTAACTAACTATGCATTGCAGAAactattaattaatattaattaataacattgaaaatattcattaaatattcattaaaacatGTTAACAGTGGAGAAACAATTCACTTCTGTAACTTCTCTCATACATTCTGCCAAAGAATCATTTAAGAAAGAGGTGTCAAGTATGATAACCTTACACAAGTGCCATCATTTGTTCAAGATTATAAGAAAGTGCACGAAACATGTTTccaaaatcattatttttattgtttgccTTAACTGTAGCATCATGTACAGCCTTCAGCTgtagcacagcaaagcagctcaATGTGCACAAAGCCCTATTCAAGACCAGCAGAAGTGGAACCTTGGTTACATAACGCAGTATATGCAAGAGTAGGTTTATCATAATATCCGAGTACAGCTGCTCTGATTCTTGATTCTTTCAGGGCTGCTGAAAAGTTTCATTTTAGGAGTGCGAAGAGAAAATAGCTACAGCTTTTATAGAGATGACTCGTTTAAACCCAAATTCTCAAGTCTGAATTATTAAACTACAGCAGGGACCCTTCTTCAGTTGTGAAAAAAGTTtgctctggaaaacaaagaaaacaaaagaaggaaattagTCACTTGGTTGTATGAAGCACAACTAAGAACATTAGCAGACTAAGCCATGGCTCATGCTAAGTACACTCCTGTTTCTGTCAAAAGTTTTTCAGGCTTAGCTGCCAGCTCCTGGCAGTCCCTCTGAGGTGAAATATAAGTGGGTATGAAGCCAATTACTTCTGGGAGGGCTTTGCCACTGTGTAGCCTGGCTGCAAACTTGAGACTTAACAGAGGAGTCTGCATGGGATCACCTAGCGTGGCTACAGACACAGTTTTGGTTTCGTTAATTTCTGCAAGTTGAttataaattgcttttaaaatttaaatggtTAACTActaagcagcagttctgataAAAAAGTACTTTTCACATGCATCTgttgtatttgttatttatcACATTCCACTGGCTTTAATCCAAAAATCAGcacaagagggaagaaaagacagaagggGGAAACAAGCCCAATTCAAACAACTAGAATTGAAATACTATAGGATTCACAAATACATTCTAAGAAGCAAGAACATACAAGTAATGCTCAAAACGTCACTATTTGTTATCAACAGATGGAACAATTATCTCAGTACGTTCTAAAGACTCAGACTGAGTCTGTCAGGGAGTTCCGAGCTACTAGAGGCTCAGAGGAGTTTAAGTCCTACAAACCCCCAGAAATCACAGTACAAATTTCCAACTTTAGATTTGTTAGTGATCTTGGAACACCCCTGTTCATgctcctgaaagaaaataaacagaattacaACAGGGTTACTCTTagataaatgtattttactgtGCTGCAAGATTGAGCTTTACCTGAAGTAAATCCTTAACCTCTAAAGAAGCCAATAATGTAGGAGCAGAACTCATGCAGGGATTCCCAGCAATGTTCCCGTGCCAGTTTCATTGCTTCGGTTTCATTTTCAGAACCTTGTCCATGCTGGGTTGGTTTTATACGAGGTAACATTGCAGGTTTCCCTACTTTCTTAACAGAGGTCTTCCCAGCTCCTCTCACAGAAGCTGAAGTTTTCTGGGATGATTTGTCCCGATTCATTACATCTTCCGGCTCCATGCCAGCAGCTACTTGCTTCATGAAAGCATCCACAGGAGCCTTTTGGCACATGGCGGCCTTCAACATTTGTGTAGATTCGCAGGCATGAGGGAGCTTTCTAAGTTCCGCGGCGATCTGATTCCAGTACATTTTTGGATTGTTTCTGAAAGGAGGACAAAGCAATGGCATGCCAGTGTATTCACACCAGTAGGACTTGCCTTGGCTTTTGCATTCAATTCTTGCTTTCATCTCTTCATCCCCACTTATGCTCATTGTGCAGATGTCTTTGGTTTTAGTCCGAAAATTGATTTCTTCACcgttgcttcttttctttggtttcaGCTTTTGTCCCAGTCCTCCCATGCCACATATCACTACCAGGAAAAGAAGAGCAACTCTCTTCATGGTGAGTGGAACTGACTGCGATCCTTCAGCAAAATGATCTGAAAAACTGGAAGTAGTAAGTACCCGGCTGCTCTCAATTTAAAGGCTTGGTGCACAAAGAAGCCTCTTTCCAGCTACATGTGGGATGGAtgtaattttttaatatttatttaaataataaatcacCCTTCAGTAGGCATGTACCCATAATTTATAGCCTGAGGAAGTGTCGAATAAGCTGTGAACTCTCATGAAGGTAACAAGACAAATCTTGTAAATGCAGTTAAATACAGAACGATAGTTGTATAACTGAGAAGCACATTCCTACCCAGACTGAACATGtcatatttgatttttaacaGGTCTTTTCCATTCTCCAGCTGCTTTATAGCTATCTTCAAGACAGAACTTGTAATGCcaatttaaagtaaaaaagataaaagtgcCAAAGCAATCTATGCAGCTACATCTGGATTGATGATTATGTACATGTGAatctaatgagattcaacaaggccaagtgtgaggtgttgcacttgggttggggccATCCCACATAAGgctacagactgggagaagaactcactgagagcagccctgcacagaAGGACTTGAGGGTCCTGATGGCCAAAGGTTGGACCTGAGCCAGCAGTCTGCActtacagcccagaaggccaacagcatcttGGGCTGCATCTACAGAAATGTAGCCAGCAGGGAGAGTGAGGGGAttgtctccctctgctctgccctcaggAGACCCCAAGTGCAGTAGTGTGTCCAGGCCTGTGGCCCCTGGCACAAGAAGGTCcagaggatgctcagagggttggagcaccactgatatgaagaaaggctgagagagctcagcttgttcagctcagagaagagaaagctccagtaagacctcattgcggccttctagtacttgaagggagtttATAAGCTGGAGGGAGACTGACATGTGCAGATGATGATCTCCCTCACACAGGGTCAATgttctttcagtctttcctgCTCCCATCCTTGGTCTTTTACCCTACATGAGCTAAAGTCTCCACAAAATGTAAAATGCATAGCAAAAATTTGTTATTGAAGTAAAAATCTTAAAaagtgattttgctttttttttttaaaactcattGCAAATATTCTGAAACAGATTACCTGACAAAACAATTGAGAATCAAACATCAGCTAGTTAAgcaagttattttttatttaaatgaactgGGAACATCTtctcaaattaaaaatagaagctttaaaaaatctACAGTTCTGAACATTACATATACACATTATGCTACATACTGTCAATTAGGAATGCTTTGATTCGTGAcctaaaactgagaaaataaggTTATTGCAGATTGAAGATTGGTAAGACTTTTAATAGTTATTTGAATGATTTTCAGGATTGCCCCTACTTCAAACCACAGACATATGAACAGACACTATTTGAGACCAATATGTCCAATTATTTCACACACTGTAATGTTTTACACTAGTAAGTTTAACACTTGCTGCCCTTTTGATGAATTCTGCTGTTAACTAATTCAGCAACACACTCGTATGCCTAAATTCAAGGCAATAACTCTAACAGTAGAAATGTTAACTCCAGTTGCTAAATGTCTGAACTTCAATACTGGAAATCGTATCTTGAAATTATGAGACAGAATTATTATCACTGGCCCCTGAAAGAGGTACAGTTGAACAGTGATGCTATTAAGGATGTTAAAGAAGTGGGTACAAATTAGGAAAAGGGAGACAGGATGTAAAGCATTCTACAAGTCACCAACATTATGACATCTTTCATGCTCTTTTTGCATACTACTGAACTTCAGAAAGCTTAGCTTTTTGCTGCATGAAGCATTACGCATACTCCCAGCCCTCCCACCCAAAtacagtttcaaaacaaacGTCTCCCTTTTAGGTCTATACTGCAAAAATCACTAAaccttaaataataataaaaaaaagggagaaaacaaaattgcaaCTGACCTTCTCAGAGACACAAATTGACACCGTGCATCCCATTACACACTTAAAATTAGTCCAAAGTGGTCATTCAAGAGCACCAAATAGCAACACTGATCATGCTGGTAAATTCATTTGTGAAATGTACTATACAATATTAAAATCTTAACTAAACacatgttttaagaaaaaacatatatacAAAAGTCTCTGtatacaaaatgtatttttatgtaaaCGTGTCTGTACCGTATTTAACACATCTCAACAATTTAAGATAAGAATTTGATCAACTGTCAGAAAACTGCTAAGCAAAGTCAGTTAATCTAATTAATTTATATCCTGTGATGTAAGATAGAAAGCCATatgtaaaaaagtaaaaaaaaataataatagtaattcaAGCCTTGAACAGTGGTATTTGAGGGGCAGTGCCCTGGTCACAAAATATCCTGTACAGTAGTTTATGGCATAACATTCAATAGTACATTTGTGATTCACAGTACAGGTCGCATAAAACAAGTGGCTCAGTATTCTGAAGTTGACTCAAATGCCAGTGCACTTGGAAGAATATCGATATATTCCCGTAGAAGAATCTTGAGCCTCATTTCTATAGCCTGCAAATAACCACAAATAGAATTCAGGAAAATCTGACAGACAGAATTATACTGCAATTCAACTAGAATGAAGGCACAGATTTTCACATGGACACGAATGCGGCTCAGTAGttgtttaaaaattatttttaactcttgCAGCATTCAGGCCAAAAAAACCAGCACAGTCTTcataaaaaataggaaagcagTAGTAGGTCTAGAATTCACTCTACAGGCTTTTTGCTTACCCCTTTATGATTCCAGTTTCTGTTACCACTGTTCCACAGAGctacacaagaaaacaaacaaacacaaatcaaGCCCATACATTTCTCTTGCCCACAAACAGCAGGACAGAAATACCATGTCTGGTTATAAAGTGAGACAGGCTCAGTTGGCACAAACCATTCACAGACTTAAGCATTtaatgaagagaaaacagatttatgGTTTTCTCCACCAACCTTTCCTGTTACGTTTATTTCAGAATGGAGAGAAATGCTTCTGTTATCAATTCAACACCACTGACTTCCTCTGAAGACACCAATCCAGCCTCCAATTCTGCTCTCACAAAAATGCTGCCTGAATTTGAGgctatttatatatttcagaaatatatcTATGCAAGATACTTATACAAAAGTGAATATTATCTCATATGGATCTCAATCTCGTATTTACACATCCTTTCCATGACGAAAGATGTTTGCACTTTTCCAGCAAACCAATCCAGCTGATTTCCAAGGACAAAAATCTACTTGGGATTCTTTACATCTGCAAAAGTACAAGTGTACACAGATTTTATCAAACTCATCTTCCCCTGAGTGTCTAATATCAGTTGcaggaactgaaaaaaagcaaggaTGGCATTAAAGCAAATAGTTTgctcaaacaaaaataaagaatgagaCTCTATTGTATGGGAACTCTGGACtgagaaacacaaagcacaTATCTAATACAATCAGTCATTTTTCAAGTGATCTGAGTTAAAACATCAGAAGAAAGTACTGCTTCAAACTCAATTCTTACACTGTATAATGGAGGCCAACTTTGAATAGCTCTATTAAAATTTAGTAAGAGGAAGACAGAATCAAACTAGTAAGtttaaaagattaatttatGCTAATATTTAGCTTATTCAAGGACACTGTCTTAAACTATTCATCAATCACTGAAATATCATGAAATATCATGCTCTAAACTCCAAGGTTATTAACAGTCATGTTAAAGATTCAAAGATCAGAAAGGGACTTCTATAGCCTGAGCAATTATTAGCTTCCTCTTATGTAAAATATCAGAAGTCTTAAAATGGAGTTCTTAGATGTGCCAGCGGAGACTAGTTTTTAATTAGACACTCAGTAGGTTTATTTAGGGAGTCCTTAAAGTACAGTGCAGGCTATGACAATCCTGAACATTAAAATCACTATCAACAGTTATGTAAAAATACATCCACACAAGTTAATGTGGAATCAAAATCTGGTCACGAAATCATTACTGCAGAATACAGCTCTATTAAACAATAATACACAACTGATGCAGCCAGAAAATCTGGCAAGGCTTCCAAATCATCAGCTTTCTTGGTATTTAACCATTACTAAAAGAACAATGCTATCTGATTCGTCTGCCAACACTCAACTTACGTTTTTAATCACAATGTTGTAAATTAAGGCACAGTGAGCTAAAGATTTCAATAATAGATTAGATCCTTCCTTATGCAACTCAGGTATCTCGCAAAACCTAATATTAAAGTTGTGGGACATTCTATGTTATCTGTACAGGAATGGTGCATCTCACAACTAGTTTCAGGTTTTAAAGCACGAGTGTCGCAGAGCCAGTAGAGAATGCAAATCTCCTGCCTTTTAAATGTAACTTGAATATCTTGTTTTGTGAAGTCACCCTAGTTCTACCTGTGCAGAAACATCCATTTTAACTGCTCACGCTTTCTGCATATCCTGCATCATCTGCTTTTTGCACAGCAAAAGCTCTTTACCACATTATCTAAAAAGCTGTAATATAAGCACGCTTATTCTGGTGACAAAGGAAATGAGTAATTAAATACTACGTTTATCTGCAGgatctctgctgctcctcattAGAATTTTGAAtgatcagaagaaaaagctgattttATAAAATCTGGTTATGTGTTCTATGCGTTGCACAGGAAAAACTCATAGAAATTAATCTGCTTGTAAAGTTGTACCTGTTTCTATCCAATGTAACACATGTATTTGCTAGAGATCTTTGTATGAAGATAGAAAAAAAGACTCAGGGGCAATAATGCATCCTGCCCTACCACTCTATATTCATACCAAAGTATTTTAATTCACTCATTAGTTTAAAACCACCCACTATACCAGATAAATACCTAACTATCTGGACTTTAAGTTCAAATGTAGGCAATTCATTTGTTAAATCACTGGAAATCATTACAAAATCTGCTGTTACTTCCAGAATATTTGAGAAATATAAATCAAGCAGCATTTTCTATAGGGAGTAACCATGCAAAAACAAATAGAGAACTATGTGATTCActtgaaaacatgcagaaaatcGGAGAGGTGATTAATACAGTAGATTAGGCAAAGACACATGGAGACGTGCAGTTTCAGACTTGGTTTACCTTGTAATAACAGGATTGTGTATACCATATAAATGCTCTTTATGATAACCATTATTACCATTTTCCatactgtaataaaataaatacaccGAGAAAAAACATGTTAACCGTATGATGCACTATGTACAGTATGGCTTCCAAGACATGTAAATGAATGATGGTATGCAAAGCTAAAGTGTTTCTGTACAATAAAAGATatcttttcttctgtaacaTTCAGGAGTTATGGAATAAATATAATTGTAATATTCTCCAAAAGTTAATTATTAAGATATTTCTGTAGAGTTGGATACTCTAATTTAAAGTCTGGTGAAACAAAATATGTTACTTCTGTTGAAGTAACAAgttgaatgaaaaatataaacCCCCCCACCTGAATAAAGTCATTTTACCACATACCAACAAAAATGTCTTACTTTTCCAAGGGTATAGTTTCAACactaaaaaacacaaaaaaggaGTTGTTAACTAGACAACAAAATAAGTAAGTAATTTTAGCTGTACATGCCCGTTTCTGCTCTACTGACTTCTGAACGTGGAATGAAAAATGGGCAGTGTGAAACTGGAGGAATGGAGCGCACAGACTAATTGAACAATgagcaaaacaaagagcagaaaagaaaagagtaaaaatgaaactgattGGAAAATATGTAAGAACAGTTATCATAAAGTAAAATGCCAAGTCCCTGAGACAGAGGAACTGcaagtgaaaaaggaaagactAGTTAGGAATAACTAAGGCAGTAAGGAAATAAGTAGTTAATTCAAGATTACAAAGGAGGCATAATTCACCTTAAAAGCTAACTTAGCGAAGCTAATCATCTCTACACCAGCAGATATTCATATAAAGCCTATACATAAAGCTATGAAGACCCATTCAGAAGTAAGTTTCTTATTGTCAGAGCTGCCAATATCTACAGAGTCATGGCAAGCTGAGTTCATAAAAGTCCACCTGCATGAAGCACTTTGCAGGCACCAACCCAAAGCTGCAGTATTTCACA
This DNA window, taken from Excalfactoria chinensis isolate bCotChi1 chromosome 4, bCotChi1.hap2, whole genome shotgun sequence, encodes the following:
- the FGFBP2 gene encoding fibroblast growth factor-binding protein 2, which codes for MKRVALLFLVVICGMGGLGQKLKPKKRSNGEEINFRTKTKDICTMSISGDEEMKARIECKSQGKSYWCEYTGMPLLCPPFRNNPKMYWNQIAAELRKLPHACESTQMLKAAMCQKAPVDAFMKQVAAGMEPEDVMNRDKSSQKTSASVRGAGKTSVKKVGKPAMLPRIKPTQHGQGSENETEAMKLAREHCWESLHEFCSYIIGFFRG